A region from the Ammospiza caudacuta isolate bAmmCau1 chromosome 4, bAmmCau1.pri, whole genome shotgun sequence genome encodes:
- the ABRAXAS1 gene encoding BRCA1-A complex subunit Abraxas 1, with amino-acid sequence MEGESTSALLSGFVFGALTFQHLSTDSDTEGFLLGDVKGEAKNSITDSQMDDVEVVYTIDIQKHIPCYQLFSFYNSAGELNELALKKILSGCKKSVIGWYKFRRNTDQTMTFRERVLHKNLQSHLSNQGLVFLLLTSSVMTESCSTYRLEHALHRPQEGLFQKVPLVVTNLGMAEQQGYRTVSGSCVSSGFVRAMRQHRSEFFHEDGSLQEVHKINEMYATLQEELKKICITVEVSERSVEKLLAEVSQLKEEIKRKKQQNCSGEDKNHPVEPKENVLLCQALQTFFPNSRLQTCIVSFKGQQISKNCCNTDHHINVMDKLTLMVEERDFTEAETRHLNKRKGRETTSVSKSFKKSRSLQLHQEPLQDQEDSDQERKLTLSSTETDEDVFEKNRDAKEYPHSPTF; translated from the exons ATGGAAGGCGAGAGCACCTCGGCCCTGCTCTCGGGCTTCGTGTTCGGCGCCCTCACCTTCCAGCACCTCAGCACCGACTCGGACACG GAAGGTTTTCTCCTTGGAGATGTGAAAGGTGAAGCCAAGAACAGCATCACAGACTCACAAATGGATGATGTTGAAGTTGTTTATACAATCG ACATACAGAAGCATATTCCATGCTACCAGTTGTTCAG CTTTTATAATTCTGCAGGAGAACTGAATGAACTTGCCCTGAAGAAAATATTATCAGGCTGTAAGAAG AGTGTAATAGGATGGTACAAATTCAGACGTAATACAGACCAGACCATGACATTCCGGGAAAGAGTTCTTCATAAAAACCTGCAGTCACACCTATCAAATCAGGGGCTTGTATTCCTCCTTTTAACCTCTAGTGTGATGACAGAAAGTTGTTCTACGTACAGACTGGAACATGCTCTGCATCGGCCTCAGGAAGG ACTTTTCCAGAAAGTTCCTTTGGTGGTCACCAACCTGGGCATGGCAGAACAGCAAGGTTACAGAACAGTGTCCGGTTCCTGTGTATCCTCTGGTTTTGTGAGAGCCATGAGACAACACAG GTCAGAATTCTTCCATGAAGATGGGTCCCTACAGGAGGTTCATAAGATAAATGAGATGTACGCCACCTTGCAGGAGGAACTGAAG AAAATATGCATTACAGTAGAAGTCAGTGAACGATCTGTAGAGAAACTCTTAGCAGAGGTGAGCcaattaaaagaagaaataaagaggaaaaagcaacaaaattgTTCAG gagaAGACAAAAACCACCCAGTGGAGCCAAAGGAGAATGTTCTCCTTTGCCAGGCACTACaaacatttttccccaattccaGACTTCAGACGTGCATTGTTTCTTTCAAAGGCCAACAGATATCCAAGAACTGCTGTAACACAGACCATCACATTAATGTCATGGACAAACTGACTCTCATGGTAGAGGAAAGAGACTTCACTGAAGCTGAAACAAGGCACCTAAACAAGCGTAAGGGCAGGGAGACCACATCAGTTTCAAAGTCATTCAAGAAGTCCAGATCATTGCAGCTTCACCAAGAACCACTTCAAGACCAAGAGGACAGTGACCAGGAAAGGAAGCTTACATTGAGTAGCACTGAAACAGACGAGGATGTGTTTGAAAAAAACAGAGATGCAAAGGAATACCCACACTCTCCCACTTTCTGA
- the MRPS18C gene encoding small ribosomal subunit protein bS18m, whose amino-acid sequence MAAQAVAARARWPRLALAELWVRPRRLQHEGQPERSDQPIQMENPYKDPPKRCVLCGINVDYKNVQLLSQFVSPYTGSIYGRHITGLCNKKQKEITKAIKRAHVFGFMPVMFKNPQFLTDPKLCNIKYPE is encoded by the exons ATGGCGGCGCAGGCCGTGGCAGCGCGGGCACGCTGGCCGCGCCTGGCTCTCG CGGAGCTGTGGGTGCGACCGCGCCGCCTGCAGCATGAAGGGCAGCCTGAGCGCTCGGACCAG CCCATACAAATGGAGAACCCCTACAAAGACCCTCCAAAGAGATGTGTCTTATGTGGAATAAATGTGGACTATAAGAATGTGCAG CTTCTTTCCCAGTTTGTTTCTCCATATACTGGCTCCATTTATGGCAGACATATCACAG GCTTGTGCAacaagaagcagaaggaaattaCAAAAGCCATTAAAAGAGCTCATGTATTTG gattTATGCCAGTTATGTTTAAGAACCCCCAATTTCTCACAGACCCCAAGCTATGTAACATCAAGTATCCAGAGTGA
- the HELQ gene encoding helicase POLQ-like isoform X1: MAEPRLAVRRKSRSSSERKRSRAPVQPVAASSPVARKRPSSDGEGPPAEALCSNDSEEDMFGDYDSFYGNDSLIAQVDDVEHKYLQDENMDVKAAGEVVPGNLQSGVHQEEQDNFSASQNVVVLKSDKEGACQMQDSDPADGNQKLTESILDDLPSSQLLYFEKMDELSSASRTSPLPKGRDERVDSFSDKIRDPLSFCAGAEHRNRPIDSSSHSKCVLFKSESLKDHLKSAMTGNARAQTLQVSKTKQLKEAVLSEEIFVARKAIESSSLDIGPFYGLPSKVKDLFRQLRGIETLYEWQHDCLMLESLQQRKNLIYSLPTGGGKTLVAEIIILQELLCRQKDVLMILPYVAIVQEKVRGLSSFGIELGFLVEEYAGSKGRFPPIKRRVKKSLYIATIEKGHALVNSLIETERIDDLGLVVVDELHMLGAGSRGAVLEITLAKILYTSKKTQIIGMSATLNNVGDLQKFLQAEYYTNNFRPVELKEYIKIRDTIYAVDSKTENGFTFSHLLNFKYSSNLEKADPDHIIVLVTEVIPKYSCLIFCPTKKNCENVASMVCKYLKKEFRAHKEKEKQDLIENLKSIGNGTVCPVLKQTIPFGIAYHHSGLTNDERKSIEEAYSAGVLCLLACTATLAAGVNLPARRVILRAPYVGNDFLKKSQYKQMIGRAGRAGIDSAGESILIVQEKDKHLVQDLVHSPLENCYSNLLLELTKGIQSLLLSLVGLKIAVTCEEVDNFVCYTLLGVQQQLLSKEKSLSEIIQDGLENLIEKGLLKGRISEKDHNSKSTLTITPLGKAVYKGSIDLAYCNILYRDLKKGLQGLVLESNLHLLYLSTPYDMTSTCSPDWMIYLRQFNQLSAAEQKVADIVGVPESFITKKASGQAVRKNVDNAVVNRFYLTFVLYSLLKETNVWSVSEKFNLSRGYVQNLLSSAASFASCLLHFCEELEELWVYKALLTELTKQLTYCVKTELIPLMEVAGVLEARAKQLYNAGYKTLAHLANANPETLVRMIEHLSQRQAKQIISSAKMLLSEKAEALQEEVEELLKVPTDIPGTH; this comes from the exons ATGGCGGAGCCCAGGCTCGCCGTGCGCAGGAAGAGCCGCTCCAGCTCGGAGCGCAAGCGGAGCCGGGCCCCGGTGCAGCCCGTTGCCGCTAGCTCGCCGGTGGCCCGCAAGAGACCGAGCTCCGATGGCGAGGGACCCCCGGCGGAGGCGCTG TGCAGCAATGACAGCGAGGAGGATATGTTTGGTGACTACGACAGCTTCTATGGAAACGATTCCTTGATCGCTCAAGTGGACGATGTTGAACACAAGTACCTGCAGGATGAAAACATGGATGTGAAAGCAGCTGGAGAGGTTGTACCTGGGAACCTTCAGTCAGGAGTTCACCAGGAAGAGCAGGATAACTTCTCTGCTTCACAAAATGTGGTTGTCCTTAAAAGTGACAAAGAGGGTGCCTGCCAAATGCAGGACAGTGACCCAGCTGATGGCAATCAAAAATTAACTGAGTCTATTTTAGATGACTTGCCATCATCACAACTcctgtattttgaaaaaatggATGAACTTTCTTCTGCTTCCAGAACATCTCCACTCCCAAAAGGGAGAGATGAACGTGTGGATTCTTTCTCGGACAAAATCAGAGACCCATTGTCTTTTTGTGCTGGTGCTGAACACAGGAACAGACCTATCGATTCTTCCTCACACTCCAAGtgtgttttatttaaatctGAGAGTCTCAAAGATCACCTGAAAAGTGCTATGACTGGAAATGCCAGAGCCCAGACTCTGCAGGTCTCCAAGACCAAGCAGCTCAAAGAAGCTGTTTTATCTGAAGAGATTTTTGTGGCTAGGAAAGCTATTGAATCTTCTTCTCTTGATATAGGCCCTTTTTATGGATTACCTAGCAAGGTTAAAGATTTATTCAGACAACTTCGAGGGATTGAAACACTTTATG agTGGCAGCATGATTGCCTAATGTTAGAATCCCTACAGCAAAGGAAGAACTTGATATACTCATTGCCAACTGGTGGTGGAAAAACTCTTGTAGCTGAAATAATAATTCTCCAGGAattgctctgcaggcagaaggATGTTCTGATGATCCTGCCATATGTTGCCATTGTCCAAGAAAAG gTTAGGGGTTTGTCGAGTTTTGGGATAGAATTGGGTTTCCTGGTTGAAGAATATGCAGGAAGTAAAGGAAGATTTCCACCAATCAAAAGGAGAGTAAAGAAATCTCTTTATATTGCTACAATAGAAAAAGGACATGCTCTGGTGAACTCCTTAATTGAAACAGAAAGAATCGATGACCTCGGCCTGGTTGTGGTGGATGAG CTGCATATGCTCGGGGCGGGAAGTCGAGGAGCAGTACTGGAAATTACTCTGGCGAAAATTCTTTACACCAGTA AAAAGACACAGATCATTGGCATGAGTGCAACGTTAAATAATGTTGGAGACCTGCAGAAGTTCCTGCAAGCAGAGTACTACACAAATAATTTTAGACCG GTAGAATTAAAGGAGTACATAAAGATACGAGACACCATTTATGCAGTtgacagcaaaacagaaaatggcTTTACTTTTTCACATCTCCTTAATTTCAAG TATTCTAGTAATCTGGAGAAAGCAGATCCTGACCACATCATTGTGCTCGTTACTGAAGTTATTCCTAAATATTCCTGTCTAATCTTTTGTCCCACTAAAAAGAATTGTGAAAATGTGGCTTCAATGGTGTGCAAGTACCTCAAGAA AGAATTTAGAGCTcacaaggagaaagaaaaacaagatcTCATCGAGAACCTGAAGAGTATTGGAAATGGAACTGTCTGTCCTGTTTTGAAGCAAACAATCCCTTTTGGTATTGCCTATCACCATAGTGGCCTTACaaatgatgaaagaaaaagcataGAGGAAGCTTATTCTGCAGGTGTCCTGTGTCTGCTGGCTTGCACAGCCACTCTAGCTGCTGGAGTGAACCTACCAGCTAGGAG GGTGATTCTCAGAGCTCCTTATGTTGGCAATGACTTCCTGAAGAAGAGCCAGTATAAGCAAATGATTGGCAGGGCTGGTCGAGCTGGTATTGACAGTGCTGGAGAAAGTATTCTCATAGTGcaagaaaaagacaaacacTTG GTTCAGGATTTAGTTCACAGTCCTTTGGAGAACTGCTACAGCAATCTTCTGCTGGAGCTGACCAAGGGAATCCAGAGCCTGTTGTTGTCTTTGGTTGGACTGAAG atAGCAGTTACCTGTGAGGAAGTGGACAATTTTGTGTGCTATACATTGCTGGgtgttcagcagcagctgctgtctaAAGAGAAGAGCCTCTCAGAGATAATTCAAGATGGGCTGGAAAATCTAATAGAAAAAGGACTCCTAAAAGGAAGAATATCTGAGAAAGACCACAATTCCAAATCTACACTGACAATCACACCCTTGGGTAAAGCTGTATATAAGG GCTCAATAGACTTGGCATACTGCAATATTCTGTACCGAGACTTGAAAAAGGGTTTGCAGGGGCTGGTTCTCGAGAGCAATCTTCATCTCCTGTATCTGTCAACTCCCTATGATATGACTTCTACTTGTAGCCCAGATTGGATGATATACTTGAGACAG tttaacCAGCTAAGTGCAGCAGAGCAAAAAGTAGCAGATATTGTGGGAGTACCTGAAAGCTTTATTACAAAAAAGGCTTCTGGTCAAGCTGTCAGAAAG AATGTGGACAATGCTGTGGTGAACAGGTTCTACCTGACATTTGTCCTTTATTCCCTCCTGAAAGAGACCAATGTATGGAGTGTTTCAGAGAAATTTAACCTGTCCCGGGGATATGTGCAAAATCTCCTCAGTTCTGCAGCTTCCTTTGCATCCTGCCTTCTACATTTCTGTGAG GAATTGGAAGAATTATGGGTTTATAAAGCCCTGCTGACAGAGCTTACCAAGCAGTTGACATACTGTGTTAAGACAGAACTCATCCCTCTGATGGAGGTAGCAGGGGTTCTAGAG GCACGAGCAAAACAGCTTTACAACGCAGGGTACAAAACTTTAGCACACTTGGCTAATGCAAATCCAGAAACTTTGGTGAGGATGATTGAGCACTTGTCGCAACGTCAAGCCAAACAAATAATTTCATCTGCAAAG ATGCTGCTGAGTGAAAAAGCTGAGGCTTTACAGGAAGAAGTTGAAGAACTCTTAAAAGTGCCAACAGATATCCCAGGGACCCACTGA
- the HELQ gene encoding helicase POLQ-like isoform X2, with protein MARDPRRRRCNDSEEDMFGDYDSFYGNDSLIAQVDDVEHKYLQDENMDVKAAGEVVPGNLQSGVHQEEQDNFSASQNVVVLKSDKEGACQMQDSDPADGNQKLTESILDDLPSSQLLYFEKMDELSSASRTSPLPKGRDERVDSFSDKIRDPLSFCAGAEHRNRPIDSSSHSKCVLFKSESLKDHLKSAMTGNARAQTLQVSKTKQLKEAVLSEEIFVARKAIESSSLDIGPFYGLPSKVKDLFRQLRGIETLYEWQHDCLMLESLQQRKNLIYSLPTGGGKTLVAEIIILQELLCRQKDVLMILPYVAIVQEKVRGLSSFGIELGFLVEEYAGSKGRFPPIKRRVKKSLYIATIEKGHALVNSLIETERIDDLGLVVVDELHMLGAGSRGAVLEITLAKILYTSKKTQIIGMSATLNNVGDLQKFLQAEYYTNNFRPVELKEYIKIRDTIYAVDSKTENGFTFSHLLNFKYSSNLEKADPDHIIVLVTEVIPKYSCLIFCPTKKNCENVASMVCKYLKKEFRAHKEKEKQDLIENLKSIGNGTVCPVLKQTIPFGIAYHHSGLTNDERKSIEEAYSAGVLCLLACTATLAAGVNLPARRVILRAPYVGNDFLKKSQYKQMIGRAGRAGIDSAGESILIVQEKDKHLVQDLVHSPLENCYSNLLLELTKGIQSLLLSLVGLKIAVTCEEVDNFVCYTLLGVQQQLLSKEKSLSEIIQDGLENLIEKGLLKGRISEKDHNSKSTLTITPLGKAVYKGSIDLAYCNILYRDLKKGLQGLVLESNLHLLYLSTPYDMTSTCSPDWMIYLRQFNQLSAAEQKVADIVGVPESFITKKASGQAVRKNVDNAVVNRFYLTFVLYSLLKETNVWSVSEKFNLSRGYVQNLLSSAASFASCLLHFCEELEELWVYKALLTELTKQLTYCVKTELIPLMEVAGVLEARAKQLYNAGYKTLAHLANANPETLVRMIEHLSQRQAKQIISSAKMLLSEKAEALQEEVEELLKVPTDIPGTH; from the exons ATGGCGAGGGACCCCCGGCGGAGGCGCTG CAATGACAGCGAGGAGGATATGTTTGGTGACTACGACAGCTTCTATGGAAACGATTCCTTGATCGCTCAAGTGGACGATGTTGAACACAAGTACCTGCAGGATGAAAACATGGATGTGAAAGCAGCTGGAGAGGTTGTACCTGGGAACCTTCAGTCAGGAGTTCACCAGGAAGAGCAGGATAACTTCTCTGCTTCACAAAATGTGGTTGTCCTTAAAAGTGACAAAGAGGGTGCCTGCCAAATGCAGGACAGTGACCCAGCTGATGGCAATCAAAAATTAACTGAGTCTATTTTAGATGACTTGCCATCATCACAACTcctgtattttgaaaaaatggATGAACTTTCTTCTGCTTCCAGAACATCTCCACTCCCAAAAGGGAGAGATGAACGTGTGGATTCTTTCTCGGACAAAATCAGAGACCCATTGTCTTTTTGTGCTGGTGCTGAACACAGGAACAGACCTATCGATTCTTCCTCACACTCCAAGtgtgttttatttaaatctGAGAGTCTCAAAGATCACCTGAAAAGTGCTATGACTGGAAATGCCAGAGCCCAGACTCTGCAGGTCTCCAAGACCAAGCAGCTCAAAGAAGCTGTTTTATCTGAAGAGATTTTTGTGGCTAGGAAAGCTATTGAATCTTCTTCTCTTGATATAGGCCCTTTTTATGGATTACCTAGCAAGGTTAAAGATTTATTCAGACAACTTCGAGGGATTGAAACACTTTATG agTGGCAGCATGATTGCCTAATGTTAGAATCCCTACAGCAAAGGAAGAACTTGATATACTCATTGCCAACTGGTGGTGGAAAAACTCTTGTAGCTGAAATAATAATTCTCCAGGAattgctctgcaggcagaaggATGTTCTGATGATCCTGCCATATGTTGCCATTGTCCAAGAAAAG gTTAGGGGTTTGTCGAGTTTTGGGATAGAATTGGGTTTCCTGGTTGAAGAATATGCAGGAAGTAAAGGAAGATTTCCACCAATCAAAAGGAGAGTAAAGAAATCTCTTTATATTGCTACAATAGAAAAAGGACATGCTCTGGTGAACTCCTTAATTGAAACAGAAAGAATCGATGACCTCGGCCTGGTTGTGGTGGATGAG CTGCATATGCTCGGGGCGGGAAGTCGAGGAGCAGTACTGGAAATTACTCTGGCGAAAATTCTTTACACCAGTA AAAAGACACAGATCATTGGCATGAGTGCAACGTTAAATAATGTTGGAGACCTGCAGAAGTTCCTGCAAGCAGAGTACTACACAAATAATTTTAGACCG GTAGAATTAAAGGAGTACATAAAGATACGAGACACCATTTATGCAGTtgacagcaaaacagaaaatggcTTTACTTTTTCACATCTCCTTAATTTCAAG TATTCTAGTAATCTGGAGAAAGCAGATCCTGACCACATCATTGTGCTCGTTACTGAAGTTATTCCTAAATATTCCTGTCTAATCTTTTGTCCCACTAAAAAGAATTGTGAAAATGTGGCTTCAATGGTGTGCAAGTACCTCAAGAA AGAATTTAGAGCTcacaaggagaaagaaaaacaagatcTCATCGAGAACCTGAAGAGTATTGGAAATGGAACTGTCTGTCCTGTTTTGAAGCAAACAATCCCTTTTGGTATTGCCTATCACCATAGTGGCCTTACaaatgatgaaagaaaaagcataGAGGAAGCTTATTCTGCAGGTGTCCTGTGTCTGCTGGCTTGCACAGCCACTCTAGCTGCTGGAGTGAACCTACCAGCTAGGAG GGTGATTCTCAGAGCTCCTTATGTTGGCAATGACTTCCTGAAGAAGAGCCAGTATAAGCAAATGATTGGCAGGGCTGGTCGAGCTGGTATTGACAGTGCTGGAGAAAGTATTCTCATAGTGcaagaaaaagacaaacacTTG GTTCAGGATTTAGTTCACAGTCCTTTGGAGAACTGCTACAGCAATCTTCTGCTGGAGCTGACCAAGGGAATCCAGAGCCTGTTGTTGTCTTTGGTTGGACTGAAG atAGCAGTTACCTGTGAGGAAGTGGACAATTTTGTGTGCTATACATTGCTGGgtgttcagcagcagctgctgtctaAAGAGAAGAGCCTCTCAGAGATAATTCAAGATGGGCTGGAAAATCTAATAGAAAAAGGACTCCTAAAAGGAAGAATATCTGAGAAAGACCACAATTCCAAATCTACACTGACAATCACACCCTTGGGTAAAGCTGTATATAAGG GCTCAATAGACTTGGCATACTGCAATATTCTGTACCGAGACTTGAAAAAGGGTTTGCAGGGGCTGGTTCTCGAGAGCAATCTTCATCTCCTGTATCTGTCAACTCCCTATGATATGACTTCTACTTGTAGCCCAGATTGGATGATATACTTGAGACAG tttaacCAGCTAAGTGCAGCAGAGCAAAAAGTAGCAGATATTGTGGGAGTACCTGAAAGCTTTATTACAAAAAAGGCTTCTGGTCAAGCTGTCAGAAAG AATGTGGACAATGCTGTGGTGAACAGGTTCTACCTGACATTTGTCCTTTATTCCCTCCTGAAAGAGACCAATGTATGGAGTGTTTCAGAGAAATTTAACCTGTCCCGGGGATATGTGCAAAATCTCCTCAGTTCTGCAGCTTCCTTTGCATCCTGCCTTCTACATTTCTGTGAG GAATTGGAAGAATTATGGGTTTATAAAGCCCTGCTGACAGAGCTTACCAAGCAGTTGACATACTGTGTTAAGACAGAACTCATCCCTCTGATGGAGGTAGCAGGGGTTCTAGAG GCACGAGCAAAACAGCTTTACAACGCAGGGTACAAAACTTTAGCACACTTGGCTAATGCAAATCCAGAAACTTTGGTGAGGATGATTGAGCACTTGTCGCAACGTCAAGCCAAACAAATAATTTCATCTGCAAAG ATGCTGCTGAGTGAAAAAGCTGAGGCTTTACAGGAAGAAGTTGAAGAACTCTTAAAAGTGCCAACAGATATCCCAGGGACCCACTGA
- the HELQ gene encoding helicase POLQ-like isoform X3, producing MLESLQQRKNLIYSLPTGGGKTLVAEIIILQELLCRQKDVLMILPYVAIVQEKVRGLSSFGIELGFLVEEYAGSKGRFPPIKRRVKKSLYIATIEKGHALVNSLIETERIDDLGLVVVDELHMLGAGSRGAVLEITLAKILYTSKKTQIIGMSATLNNVGDLQKFLQAEYYTNNFRPVELKEYIKIRDTIYAVDSKTENGFTFSHLLNFKYSSNLEKADPDHIIVLVTEVIPKYSCLIFCPTKKNCENVASMVCKYLKKEFRAHKEKEKQDLIENLKSIGNGTVCPVLKQTIPFGIAYHHSGLTNDERKSIEEAYSAGVLCLLACTATLAAGVNLPARRVILRAPYVGNDFLKKSQYKQMIGRAGRAGIDSAGESILIVQEKDKHLVQDLVHSPLENCYSNLLLELTKGIQSLLLSLVGLKIAVTCEEVDNFVCYTLLGVQQQLLSKEKSLSEIIQDGLENLIEKGLLKGRISEKDHNSKSTLTITPLGKAVYKGSIDLAYCNILYRDLKKGLQGLVLESNLHLLYLSTPYDMTSTCSPDWMIYLRQFNQLSAAEQKVADIVGVPESFITKKASGQAVRKNVDNAVVNRFYLTFVLYSLLKETNVWSVSEKFNLSRGYVQNLLSSAASFASCLLHFCEELEELWVYKALLTELTKQLTYCVKTELIPLMEVAGVLEARAKQLYNAGYKTLAHLANANPETLVRMIEHLSQRQAKQIISSAKMLLSEKAEALQEEVEELLKVPTDIPGTH from the exons ATGTTAGAATCCCTACAGCAAAGGAAGAACTTGATATACTCATTGCCAACTGGTGGTGGAAAAACTCTTGTAGCTGAAATAATAATTCTCCAGGAattgctctgcaggcagaaggATGTTCTGATGATCCTGCCATATGTTGCCATTGTCCAAGAAAAG gTTAGGGGTTTGTCGAGTTTTGGGATAGAATTGGGTTTCCTGGTTGAAGAATATGCAGGAAGTAAAGGAAGATTTCCACCAATCAAAAGGAGAGTAAAGAAATCTCTTTATATTGCTACAATAGAAAAAGGACATGCTCTGGTGAACTCCTTAATTGAAACAGAAAGAATCGATGACCTCGGCCTGGTTGTGGTGGATGAG CTGCATATGCTCGGGGCGGGAAGTCGAGGAGCAGTACTGGAAATTACTCTGGCGAAAATTCTTTACACCAGTA AAAAGACACAGATCATTGGCATGAGTGCAACGTTAAATAATGTTGGAGACCTGCAGAAGTTCCTGCAAGCAGAGTACTACACAAATAATTTTAGACCG GTAGAATTAAAGGAGTACATAAAGATACGAGACACCATTTATGCAGTtgacagcaaaacagaaaatggcTTTACTTTTTCACATCTCCTTAATTTCAAG TATTCTAGTAATCTGGAGAAAGCAGATCCTGACCACATCATTGTGCTCGTTACTGAAGTTATTCCTAAATATTCCTGTCTAATCTTTTGTCCCACTAAAAAGAATTGTGAAAATGTGGCTTCAATGGTGTGCAAGTACCTCAAGAA AGAATTTAGAGCTcacaaggagaaagaaaaacaagatcTCATCGAGAACCTGAAGAGTATTGGAAATGGAACTGTCTGTCCTGTTTTGAAGCAAACAATCCCTTTTGGTATTGCCTATCACCATAGTGGCCTTACaaatgatgaaagaaaaagcataGAGGAAGCTTATTCTGCAGGTGTCCTGTGTCTGCTGGCTTGCACAGCCACTCTAGCTGCTGGAGTGAACCTACCAGCTAGGAG GGTGATTCTCAGAGCTCCTTATGTTGGCAATGACTTCCTGAAGAAGAGCCAGTATAAGCAAATGATTGGCAGGGCTGGTCGAGCTGGTATTGACAGTGCTGGAGAAAGTATTCTCATAGTGcaagaaaaagacaaacacTTG GTTCAGGATTTAGTTCACAGTCCTTTGGAGAACTGCTACAGCAATCTTCTGCTGGAGCTGACCAAGGGAATCCAGAGCCTGTTGTTGTCTTTGGTTGGACTGAAG atAGCAGTTACCTGTGAGGAAGTGGACAATTTTGTGTGCTATACATTGCTGGgtgttcagcagcagctgctgtctaAAGAGAAGAGCCTCTCAGAGATAATTCAAGATGGGCTGGAAAATCTAATAGAAAAAGGACTCCTAAAAGGAAGAATATCTGAGAAAGACCACAATTCCAAATCTACACTGACAATCACACCCTTGGGTAAAGCTGTATATAAGG GCTCAATAGACTTGGCATACTGCAATATTCTGTACCGAGACTTGAAAAAGGGTTTGCAGGGGCTGGTTCTCGAGAGCAATCTTCATCTCCTGTATCTGTCAACTCCCTATGATATGACTTCTACTTGTAGCCCAGATTGGATGATATACTTGAGACAG tttaacCAGCTAAGTGCAGCAGAGCAAAAAGTAGCAGATATTGTGGGAGTACCTGAAAGCTTTATTACAAAAAAGGCTTCTGGTCAAGCTGTCAGAAAG AATGTGGACAATGCTGTGGTGAACAGGTTCTACCTGACATTTGTCCTTTATTCCCTCCTGAAAGAGACCAATGTATGGAGTGTTTCAGAGAAATTTAACCTGTCCCGGGGATATGTGCAAAATCTCCTCAGTTCTGCAGCTTCCTTTGCATCCTGCCTTCTACATTTCTGTGAG GAATTGGAAGAATTATGGGTTTATAAAGCCCTGCTGACAGAGCTTACCAAGCAGTTGACATACTGTGTTAAGACAGAACTCATCCCTCTGATGGAGGTAGCAGGGGTTCTAGAG GCACGAGCAAAACAGCTTTACAACGCAGGGTACAAAACTTTAGCACACTTGGCTAATGCAAATCCAGAAACTTTGGTGAGGATGATTGAGCACTTGTCGCAACGTCAAGCCAAACAAATAATTTCATCTGCAAAG ATGCTGCTGAGTGAAAAAGCTGAGGCTTTACAGGAAGAAGTTGAAGAACTCTTAAAAGTGCCAACAGATATCCCAGGGACCCACTGA